In Sciurus carolinensis chromosome 17, mSciCar1.2, whole genome shotgun sequence, one genomic interval encodes:
- the LOC124968287 gene encoding ral guanine nucleotide dissociation stimulator-like, which produces MTSLVQTFKALLQEDITNGLVPALQRDNETFLHEFQRTYQSLTSTHKLMEQLCRRCGDLSAQVEEDQLEVKNTLCSIIKMLQYTNPEDFLGAPSVETPRRLNTFQQHTMPGKELSLHVHGLLAQLEHPHPSESGPVTRTQYEEALCCPHRNWVWF; this is translated from the exons ATGACCAGCCTGGTGCAGACATTCAAGGCACTCCTGCAGGAGGACATCACCAATGGCCTGGTGCCTGCTCTGCAGAGGGACAACGAGACTTTCCTCCACGAATTCCAGCGCACCTACCAGAGTCTGACCAGCACCCACAAGCTGATGGAGCAGCTGTGCAGAAG GTGTGGAGACCTCAGCGCACAAGTGGAGGAGGATCAGCTTGAAGTGAAGAA cACCCTCTGCTCCATCATTAAAATGCTGCAGTATACAAATCCTGAAGACTTCCTGGGAGCCCCGAGTGTGGAAACCCCGAGGCGTCTCAACACCTTCCAGCAGCACACCATGCCTGGGAAAGAGCTGAGCCTCCATGTGCATGGACTCCTGGCACAGCTGGAGCACCCCCATCCCAGTGAGTCTGGGCCTGTGACAAGGACACAGTATGAGGAAGCCTTGTGCTGTCCCCACAGGAACTGGGTTTGGTTCTGA